From the genome of Methanofervidicoccus abyssi, one region includes:
- the hsdR gene encoding EcoAI/FtnUII family type I restriction enzme subunit R, which produces MLNETETRIKLIDPKLHESGWSEDLIRREVKITEGRIIDEYGNRKKGVKPDYILFLERYFPIAVVEAKEEAKHHAAGIQQAKRYAEMLNVPFAYSTNGHKIEEYDFITKKQRTIDKFPSPQELWKRYSLWKFNRLLPFNKDENPLLYPYKIVQNKIPRYYQIAAVKNIIEAFLNGKKRILLTMATGTGKTYVAFQVVWKLYNTGKIRRVLYIADRVMLRDQAYNKFFEPFGGAREVIKEGKAPKIRDIYFATYQTLYSEKNGKRLYQEYPPDFFDMVIIDECHRSGYGRWKEILDYFSSAVHFGMTATPKRDDNIDTYAYFGTPVYAYSLGQGIEDGFLSPYKIHKIYINVDKEGGISLTDVASEGAVIEAPEDVEVKEFYSVGEFEKVITLPDRTEAMTKKLAEILKIYGPTEKTIVFCVTKEHALDVVKILQNELASEIASTGMNADDFVVRIVDEEPNAIELAEKMADPESQVPVIAVTVDLLSTGVDIPPVKNIVFMKPIASKVLFKQIIGRGSRISEDAGKFFFRIIDFVDATRLLDPWDLPPEEYIPDMPEGPFDFFIKGKVVDSEDGTPISNARITAKLGVNMVKPARTNENGEFIIDGCPHSPVRVKVEAKNYKTKEVSVDPIPFKDKIAVVVELKKKKPKEGKIVVKGINVYIEEELYVEVEGKKLNKAKYIEYARENVRKKVLTLDDLRKIWINKEKRKRFLEDLKARSINPELIAQLLDRPDADAFDIIAHVAFDAPILSRDDRAQALLNKKQQIINSFNETAKKVVLNLIEKYKIGGIEEISPEALESPDIQKIGKLKEIIDSFGGIDNLIRTLESISRGLYESGGVG; this is translated from the coding sequence ATGCTAAACGAGACAGAAACAAGGATTAAACTAATAGATCCAAAACTGCATGAATCAGGTTGGTCTGAAGATTTAATCCGTCGTGAAGTGAAAATAACTGAAGGCAGAATAATAGATGAATATGGCAATAGAAAGAAAGGTGTAAAACCGGATTATATTCTATTTTTAGAAAGATACTTCCCAATTGCTGTTGTGGAAGCAAAAGAAGAGGCAAAACATCACGCAGCTGGAATTCAGCAAGCAAAAAGATATGCGGAAATGCTTAATGTTCCATTCGCATATTCAACGAACGGTCATAAAATTGAAGAATACGATTTTATAACCAAAAAACAAAGAACAATTGATAAATTTCCGTCCCCACAGGAACTATGGAAAAGATACTCCTTATGGAAGTTTAATAGACTTTTGCCCTTTAACAAAGATGAAAATCCTTTATTGTATCCCTACAAGATTGTCCAAAACAAAATTCCGAGATATTATCAGATTGCAGCAGTAAAGAACATCATAGAAGCTTTCTTAAATGGTAAAAAGCGCATCTTGCTTACTATGGCAACTGGAACGGGTAAAACCTATGTTGCCTTTCAGGTAGTATGGAAACTTTACAATACTGGAAAAATTAGAAGAGTTCTTTACATTGCGGATAGAGTTATGTTGAGGGACCAAGCTTACAATAAATTCTTTGAGCCGTTTGGTGGTGCAAGAGAGGTAATAAAAGAAGGAAAAGCTCCCAAAATCAGAGATATTTACTTTGCTACATATCAGACTCTCTACTCTGAGAAAAACGGAAAGAGGCTTTATCAGGAATATCCACCTGATTTCTTTGACATGGTGATTATTGACGAGTGTCATCGTTCTGGATATGGTAGATGGAAGGAAATCCTTGATTATTTCAGTAGTGCTGTTCATTTTGGTATGACTGCAACACCAAAAAGAGATGACAACATAGATACCTATGCATACTTTGGTACCCCAGTCTATGCCTATAGCTTGGGACAGGGTATAGAGGATGGATTTTTATCCCCTTACAAAATTCACAAGATTTATATAAACGTTGATAAAGAAGGAGGGATATCTCTTACTGATGTAGCAAGCGAAGGTGCTGTTATTGAAGCTCCCGAAGATGTGGAAGTTAAGGAATTCTATTCCGTAGGTGAGTTTGAAAAGGTTATAACTTTACCAGATAGAACAGAGGCTATGACAAAGAAACTTGCTGAGATATTGAAGATTTATGGTCCTACAGAGAAAACTATTGTATTTTGTGTAACCAAAGAACATGCTCTGGATGTTGTAAAGATTTTACAGAATGAATTAGCTTCTGAAATCGCTTCAACTGGAATGAATGCAGATGATTTCGTGGTAAGGATTGTTGACGAAGAACCAAATGCTATAGAGTTAGCTGAAAAAATGGCAGATCCGGAATCTCAAGTACCTGTTATTGCCGTAACAGTAGATCTACTAAGCACGGGTGTAGATATTCCACCTGTAAAAAACATAGTTTTCATGAAACCCATTGCATCAAAGGTATTGTTCAAGCAAATCATAGGTAGAGGAAGTAGGATAAGTGAGGATGCTGGCAAATTCTTTTTCAGGATAATAGATTTTGTAGACGCCACCCGACTTTTGGATCCATGGGATTTGCCTCCTGAAGAATATATACCTGATATGCCTGAAGGTCCATTTGATTTCTTCATAAAAGGGAAGGTTGTGGATAGCGAGGATGGAACTCCTATTTCAAATGCAAGGATAACAGCAAAATTAGGCGTTAACATGGTTAAACCAGCAAGAACAAATGAGAATGGGGAGTTTATTATTGATGGTTGTCCCCATTCTCCTGTAAGGGTAAAAGTTGAGGCAAAGAACTACAAAACAAAAGAGGTAAGCGTTGATCCTATACCTTTCAAGGATAAAATTGCTGTTGTAGTTGAGTTAAAGAAGAAAAAACCAAAGGAAGGCAAGATTGTAGTTAAGGGAATTAATGTTTACATTGAGGAGGAATTATATGTTGAGGTTGAGGGTAAAAAACTCAATAAAGCAAAATATATTGAATATGCGAGGGAAAATGTTAGAAAAAAAGTTCTTACGTTGGACGATTTAAGGAAAATCTGGATAAACAAAGAGAAAAGAAAAAGATTTTTGGAAGATTTAAAGGCAAGGAGTATAAATCCTGAGTTAATAGCCCAATTACTTGATAGACCTGATGCAGACGCCTTTGATATTATTGCTCATGTTGCCTTTGATGCCCCAATTTTGAGTAGAGACGACAGAGCTCAAGCATTATTGAACAAGAAACAACAAATTATAAACTCTTTCAATGAAACTGCAAAGAAAGTTGTACTAAACCTCATAGAAAAATACAAGATAGGCGGTATTGAGGAGATTTCACCTGAAGCCTTAGAATCACCTGATATCCAGAAGATTGGCAAACTGAAAGAGATCATAGATTCTTTTGGTGGTATAGACAACCTCATTCGTACCCTTGAAAGTATTTCTCGAGGTCTTTATGAGTCGGGAGGTGTTGGATAA
- a CDS encoding helicase-related protein has translation MFVKNLISRFTLELLENDPAFFFYSLQPSMPGYKPVKMLKHQAALLWRIVPVNPVRCLIGDEIGLGKTIEAAVIARYLEKRGVKRVLLLLPRILMRQWKEELMRVGIAEVYIRELERYTFDYLRSAGFPEGYYIASIDTVKKEDFKSKIRDIEWDLIIVDEAHNIGGETLRDSLIRDLKAKNILFLSATPHRGNAARYIGMLSHLDPSLKAMATKLDNVEFYRATHNCLVHRRTKEVVNELEGREVFPKCHIRAVVAKASMDEKEFADGIVDFLRELIREVKKSSEDLEKTPEGLLAVILRKRVSSSPRAAIKTLKTIIENFGAKITGNVSSDHSRVSRIFGTSYDEMDIEDDADERLNEIAAKYAGIFEERHIRRLQEFINLARRIEEHDSKLETLRDIIEYHIEKGSKVIVFTEYKDTLDYLEEKLKDLNPLTISGANRDEWGCILADFESKERSLLIATDVASEGLNLQIANVVVNYESPWTPIKLEQRIGRVWRLGQEKEVFVYNLFLATRADLDIANALYVKLLNIHEALSDTRAILGEKIHAAYEKDVGSVDQIFEPVSELGEVKIKGRRRKITEYRIALSQITGEFDELMELIARQIADLKDEIFRKRIYPTEIAEFIKEQLQRLGVGDSEKIEKLLLDVVNLCSLEVRNVHEIYELLKTIDGRIPEILVILDDKEGVDYIVIATVKFAEHEMKIPLVVFGDDIKIGIDALKYIIELVKRSIVPDNIYYEKQIRPGIGIKSMIKIKLEERFNSLLRPYREYSSKYGGLWKDVGIKNIRLEILTTVLRLPSTPGNPEEYDESFRKKVEMAAVEFVKRYEEREGRVIEDRQDTMKYDFYTYPKNEKDVQEGMRRGERYIEVKGHARGAVFSILPKGEFEFAKGRGDKYWLYVVYNALSDNPILVAIRDPISKLAIEKEKRTKVIKEEVYKVYFKPRI, from the coding sequence ATGTTTGTGAAAAATCTCATATCACGTTTCACTTTGGAATTATTAGAAAATGATCCCGCTTTCTTCTTCTATTCTCTTCAGCCTAGCATGCCTGGATATAAACCCGTAAAAATGCTCAAACATCAAGCTGCACTACTCTGGAGGATAGTTCCTGTAAATCCTGTTAGATGTCTCATAGGTGATGAAATAGGACTTGGTAAAACTATAGAGGCTGCAGTAATTGCAAGATATTTAGAAAAAAGGGGTGTGAAAAGAGTACTCTTACTACTTCCAAGAATCTTGATGAGGCAGTGGAAAGAAGAGCTAATGAGAGTAGGAATAGCGGAAGTATACATAAGAGAGCTTGAAAGATACACTTTCGATTACTTGAGGAGTGCTGGCTTTCCTGAAGGATATTATATTGCGTCGATCGATACTGTAAAGAAAGAAGATTTTAAGTCAAAAATAAGAGACATTGAGTGGGATCTTATCATCGTTGACGAGGCCCATAATATTGGTGGAGAGACTTTAAGGGACAGTCTTATCAGAGATCTTAAGGCAAAGAATATCCTTTTCCTCTCTGCTACACCACACAGAGGTAATGCAGCCCGTTATATAGGTATGCTTTCCCATCTTGATCCAAGCTTGAAGGCGATGGCAACAAAGCTTGATAACGTGGAATTTTATAGAGCTACACATAATTGTCTTGTCCATAGAAGGACAAAAGAAGTCGTGAATGAGCTTGAGGGTAGAGAAGTGTTTCCAAAGTGTCATATAAGAGCGGTCGTGGCTAAAGCAAGCATGGATGAAAAAGAATTTGCGGATGGTATAGTTGACTTCTTGAGAGAGCTAATCAGAGAGGTTAAGAAAAGTAGCGAAGATTTAGAGAAAACTCCAGAGGGATTGCTGGCAGTTATCTTAAGAAAGAGGGTCTCTTCAAGCCCAAGAGCTGCAATAAAAACCCTTAAGACGATTATAGAAAACTTTGGGGCTAAAATCACTGGGAATGTTTCAAGTGATCATTCAAGAGTATCGAGGATTTTTGGAACTTCCTATGATGAGATGGATATTGAAGACGATGCTGATGAAAGACTTAATGAAATAGCAGCTAAGTATGCCGGAATTTTTGAGGAAAGACATATTAGAAGATTGCAGGAGTTTATAAATTTAGCTCGGAGAATAGAAGAACACGATAGTAAGCTCGAAACTCTGAGAGATATAATTGAATATCACATTGAGAAAGGTAGTAAGGTGATAGTTTTCACTGAATATAAAGATACCCTCGACTACCTTGAAGAGAAGCTTAAAGATCTTAACCCACTGACAATAAGTGGTGCCAACAGAGACGAATGGGGCTGCATTCTTGCTGATTTTGAGAGTAAAGAAAGAAGTCTTCTCATAGCAACAGATGTAGCATCAGAAGGTCTCAATTTGCAGATTGCAAACGTCGTCGTAAACTATGAATCCCCATGGACACCGATAAAGCTCGAACAGAGGATAGGAAGAGTTTGGAGACTTGGGCAAGAAAAAGAAGTGTTTGTATATAACCTCTTCCTTGCAACGAGAGCAGATTTAGATATTGCTAACGCTCTTTATGTAAAGCTTCTTAACATACATGAAGCTTTGAGTGATACAAGAGCAATACTCGGAGAGAAGATTCATGCCGCGTATGAGAAGGATGTTGGTAGCGTGGATCAGATATTCGAACCAGTTTCTGAGCTTGGCGAGGTTAAAATAAAAGGTAGGAGAAGAAAGATAACAGAGTATAGGATAGCGCTTTCGCAGATCACTGGAGAATTTGACGAACTTATGGAACTTATAGCGAGGCAGATTGCAGATCTTAAAGATGAGATATTTAGAAAGAGAATATATCCGACAGAGATTGCAGAATTTATAAAAGAACAACTTCAAAGACTTGGTGTAGGAGATTCAGAGAAGATAGAAAAGTTACTATTAGACGTGGTAAATTTGTGTTCTCTAGAAGTTAGGAATGTTCATGAAATTTATGAACTGCTGAAGACGATTGATGGAAGAATACCAGAAATACTTGTTATATTGGACGACAAAGAGGGCGTTGACTATATAGTGATTGCTACCGTAAAGTTTGCTGAGCATGAGATGAAGATTCCGCTCGTAGTCTTTGGAGATGATATTAAGATAGGTATAGATGCTTTGAAGTACATTATTGAACTTGTGAAAAGATCAATAGTCCCGGATAATATCTATTATGAAAAGCAAATAAGGCCTGGAATAGGTATTAAGAGCATGATCAAAATTAAGCTTGAAGAAAGATTTAACTCTCTCTTACGTCCTTACAGGGAATACTCTTCAAAATATGGGGGACTTTGGAAAGATGTTGGTATAAAAAATATAAGACTCGAAATTTTGACAACAGTCTTAAGACTACCTTCTACACCTGGAAATCCAGAAGAGTACGATGAAAGTTTTAGGAAGAAAGTCGAAATGGCTGCTGTGGAGTTTGTAAAAAGATATGAAGAAAGAGAGGGTAGGGTAATAGAAGACAGGCAAGATACGATGAAGTATGACTTCTATACATATCCAAAAAATGAGAAGGATGTTCAGGAGGGTATGAGGAGAGGTGAAAGATATATAGAAGTAAAGGGGCATGCTAGGGGCGCTGTGTTCTCAATACTTCCAAAAGGCGAGTTTGAGTTCGCAAAGGGTAGGGGAGATAAATACTGGCTTTACGTTGTGTATAACGCTTTGAGTGATAATCCCATACTAGTTGCCATTAGGGATCCTATAAGCAAGCTTGCTATCGAGAAAGAAAAAAGGACTAAGGTTATTAAGGAAGAAGTCTATAAAGTTTATTTCAAACCCAGGATTTAA
- a CDS encoding rolling circle replication-associated protein — translation MPLIHTVQNFELFLNQFYEDLEKRDLTLSDIKKIAINYIKDKSRLTFFEKEFIYMLFNYYLSKCEDIKIILKKKGVSIEDLKEDDLLILDYTTRFNSTSKLRKRIEEFKEKITLAAKSYKYAFFITLTVDPNKNNYKTIKKGLYYNFKKFMDLLKRKFGIKTYIKVLEFTKAGVPHIHLLVFTDKIRVKASNSRGKGKGWKWLISQRWISETWDRYGMGKIVYIYALKRVKNTFTWLNYKPKNCKAKNISDYLTKYLKKAFYEDRELMFYWVYNFRFFTYSRDLTTNKGIKVKIPKYEFLTSIDLSVFPEFSSISDILKYIKDKFRFRRRNYCDYYPDYFRVSSFDTGKPVYSVRFVW, via the coding sequence TTGCCTTTGATCCATACAGTGCAAAATTTCGAACTTTTCTTAAATCAGTTTTATGAAGATTTAGAAAAACGAGACCTGACTTTAAGCGATATTAAAAAAATTGCTATCAATTACATCAAAGATAAAAGTAGATTAACCTTTTTTGAGAAAGAATTTATTTATATGCTTTTCAATTACTATTTAAGCAAATGTGAAGACATTAAAATTATTTTGAAGAAAAAAGGGGTTAGTATTGAAGATTTAAAGGAAGATGATCTCCTTATTTTAGATTATACTACCAGATTTAACTCCACTAGCAAATTAAGAAAAAGAATAGAGGAATTTAAGGAAAAAATAACCTTAGCGGCTAAATCCTATAAGTATGCTTTTTTCATAACTTTGACGGTAGATCCTAATAAAAACAATTACAAAACCATAAAAAAAGGGTTGTATTATAATTTTAAAAAATTTATGGACTTGCTAAAGAGAAAATTCGGAATAAAAACTTATATTAAAGTCCTTGAATTTACTAAGGCGGGGGTTCCTCATATCCATTTACTGGTATTTACTGACAAAATAAGGGTAAAAGCCAGTAATAGTAGGGGTAAGGGTAAAGGTTGGAAGTGGTTAATATCTCAAAGGTGGATTAGTGAAACCTGGGACAGGTATGGAATGGGTAAGATAGTTTATATTTATGCACTCAAAAGGGTAAAAAATACCTTTACTTGGCTAAATTATAAACCTAAAAACTGCAAAGCTAAAAATATAAGTGATTACCTTACAAAATACTTAAAAAAGGCGTTTTATGAAGATAGAGAGTTAATGTTTTACTGGGTTTATAACTTTAGGTTTTTCACATATTCCAGGGATTTGACTACTAACAAAGGCATAAAAGTTAAAATACCTAAGTATGAGTTTTTAACCAGTATAGATTTATCTGTTTTCCCTGAATTTTCCAGTATTTCGGATATTTTAAAGTATATCAAAGATAAATTTAGATTTAGACGGCGGAATTATTGTGATTATTATCCTGATTACTTCAGGGTTTCCTCCTTTGATACTGGGAAGCCTGTTTATAGTGTGCGGTTTGTATGGTAG
- a CDS encoding restriction endonuclease subunit S, giving the protein MSDVKNLIKAKKPWEVEGVEWKEVRLGEIAKEIKSGGTPSRKNKEYWENGTIPWVKIKDIPEEGYVNDTEEKITEKGLNNSSAKLLPKGTILFTIFATIGHVGILNIEATTNQAIAGIIPKKEYDNKYLYWVLLKFGQELKERGRGGAQNNVNLTFLKNLKIPIPFRNGKPDLETQKKIVEYIETNFEKIDRILEKKKKELEFLDELWESVLEHAFKPKEGEEWREVRFLDKIDLLKGKKPKEVLKQKQKNALPYLTLDYFREKKIKEYIPIEENKILRVQKGDLVIIADGSRSGELFFCDIEGVLVSTMAKLEIKEHDLSKKYVFWFLNTYFEHLNKSKYTATPHVNKNFLKNLKIPLPFHNNQPDLEKQKEIAQYLDNVYQKIKTLKEKIQNQIIQLEELKESILDEVFRHDKAR; this is encoded by the coding sequence ATGAGTGATGTAAAAAACTTGATAAAAGCCAAGAAACCTTGGGAAGTTGAGGGAGTTGAGTGGAAAGAGGTGAGGTTGGGGGAGATTGCAAAAGAGATTAAAAGTGGAGGAACACCTAGTAGAAAAAACAAAGAATATTGGGAGAATGGAACAATACCATGGGTTAAAATAAAAGATATCCCAGAAGAAGGATATGTGAATGATACTGAAGAAAAAATAACTGAAAAAGGTTTAAACAATTCTTCAGCAAAATTATTGCCAAAAGGCACTATACTATTTACTATTTTTGCTACAATTGGTCATGTTGGTATACTTAATATAGAAGCTACCACAAATCAAGCTATTGCAGGAATTATACCTAAAAAAGAATATGATAATAAATATCTTTATTGGGTATTGCTTAAATTTGGACAAGAACTTAAAGAAAGGGGAAGGGGAGGAGCTCAAAATAATGTTAATTTAACTTTCCTTAAAAACCTAAAAATCCCCATCCCCTTCCGCAACGGCAAGCCAGATTTAGAAACGCAAAAGAAAATCGTTGAATACATAGAAACAAACTTTGAAAAAATTGACAGAATTCTGGAAAAGAAAAAGAAAGAACTTGAGTTTTTGGATGAACTATGGGAAAGTGTTTTGGAGCATGCCTTTAAGCCGAAGGAGGGTGAGGAGTGGAGAGAGGTGAGGTTTTTAGACAAAATTGATCTATTAAAAGGAAAAAAACCTAAAGAAGTCCTAAAACAAAAACAAAAAAACGCATTACCTTATTTAACATTGGATTATTTTAGAGAGAAAAAAATTAAAGAATATATTCCAATTGAAGAAAATAAAATTTTAAGAGTACAAAAAGGAGACTTGGTCATAATAGCCGATGGATCCCGTTCTGGAGAATTGTTTTTTTGTGATATAGAAGGAGTATTGGTATCAACCATGGCAAAACTTGAAATCAAGGAGCATGACCTTAGTAAAAAGTATGTGTTTTGGTTTTTGAATACTTACTTTGAACATCTTAATAAAAGTAAATATACTGCAACACCACATGTAAATAAAAATTTTCTCAAAAACCTAAAAATCCCCCTCCCTTTCCACAACAACCAACCAGACCTTGAAAAACAAAAAGAAATAGCCCAATACCTTGATAATGTTTACCAAAAAATCAAAACTTTAAAAGAAAAAATCCAAAATCAAATAATTCAACTTGAAGAATTAAAGGAAAGTATTTTGGATGAGGTGTTTAGGCATGATAAGGCTAGGTGA
- a CDS encoding type I restriction-modification system subunit M, giving the protein MDRQTLKSKFKQACDLLRNEIASVNYIIQLSWMLFLKLYDDLEDERELKSKLKGETYQRNIPSPYRWKDWVHKDWRSEELINFINNELFPFLSKLDGDGEKELIATIFSGKEIQNFLRDGYKLREVALLLDELEFRTREDIYIISTLYEELLPEIGEMGKYAGEYYTPRPIIRLMVKIVNPKLGEKILDPFLGSAGFLIESYNHILRNKEVFTTKETKILYNMFYGQEKKDVPYLIGIMNLLLHNLPTSHIYKVDTFAEDVRKIQEKDRVDVILTNPPFGGKFDKRFKVNFPVKSSKTELMALQYVMRKIKRGGRVGIVVPEGVLSNTTGPFVRVRKELLENYNVHTIISLPKGVFIASGKTPVKTDLLFFDKTGPTEEIWYYEHKHPLGMVKTRYGKWVEKQYTKTDPIKDEYLLDCYEKWKNRGISENSWIVKIDEIDKETYELTPRNPNKFKKKEYRPSTEILEDVLREEREVMKLLEELRGVLR; this is encoded by the coding sequence ATGGATAGGCAAACATTAAAATCAAAGTTCAAACAGGCATGCGATTTACTGAGGAATGAGATCGCCTCTGTAAACTACATAATTCAACTATCCTGGATGCTTTTCTTAAAGCTTTACGATGATCTTGAAGATGAAAGGGAGTTAAAGTCTAAGTTGAAGGGAGAAACATACCAAAGGAATATACCTTCTCCATACCGGTGGAAAGACTGGGTTCATAAGGATTGGAGAAGTGAAGAACTTATAAACTTTATTAACAATGAGCTTTTTCCTTTTCTTTCAAAACTCGATGGAGATGGGGAGAAAGAGTTAATCGCCACAATTTTCAGCGGTAAAGAAATTCAGAATTTCCTGAGAGATGGTTATAAGCTGAGAGAAGTTGCTCTGCTCCTTGATGAACTCGAGTTCAGAACAAGAGAAGATATTTACATTATTTCTACTCTTTATGAAGAGCTTTTGCCAGAGATTGGGGAGATGGGTAAATATGCTGGGGAGTATTACACTCCCAGGCCCATAATCAGGTTGATGGTTAAGATTGTTAATCCTAAGCTTGGCGAAAAGATTCTGGATCCATTTTTAGGCTCTGCCGGGTTCTTGATTGAGAGTTATAATCATATATTGAGAAATAAGGAAGTTTTTACCACAAAAGAAACCAAAATTTTGTATAACATGTTTTATGGACAAGAAAAGAAGGACGTTCCTTATCTTATTGGAATAATGAACCTTCTTTTGCATAATTTACCGACATCTCACATTTACAAAGTGGATACATTTGCTGAGGATGTCAGAAAAATCCAGGAAAAGGATAGGGTTGATGTTATCCTCACAAATCCTCCATTTGGAGGCAAGTTTGATAAGAGGTTTAAGGTTAATTTTCCTGTTAAAAGTTCCAAAACTGAGTTAATGGCTCTACAGTATGTAATGAGGAAAATAAAGCGGGGTGGGAGGGTTGGCATAGTTGTTCCGGAAGGTGTTTTGTCCAATACAACTGGACCATTTGTAAGAGTTAGAAAGGAACTTCTTGAGAATTATAATGTTCATACTATTATCTCTTTACCAAAAGGGGTATTTATAGCCTCCGGGAAAACTCCTGTAAAAACTGATTTGCTGTTCTTTGATAAAACAGGACCAACAGAAGAGATATGGTATTATGAACATAAACACCCGTTGGGTATGGTAAAAACACGTTATGGAAAATGGGTAGAAAAACAATATACTAAAACAGATCCTATAAAAGATGAATATTTATTAGATTGTTATGAAAAATGGAAAAACAGGGGAATAAGCGAAAACTCCTGGATTGTTAAGATTGATGAAATAGATAAGGAAACCTATGAGCTTACGCCAAGAAATCCCAACAAGTTTAAGAAAAAGGAATACAGACCATCAACGGAGATTTTAGAAGATGTTTTGAGAGAGGAAAGGGAGGTTATGAAATTACTTGAGGAGTTGAGAGGGGTGTTAAGATGA
- a CDS encoding DUF6884 domain-containing protein: protein MDYAERFYPGRYVILSAKYGFLFPDELIPGNYNVTFNNPKTNPIGVEELRKQAEHKGLMKYDEIVVVAGSNYVKIVRKVFAVKKIITPLKGLGGMGPMISAIRRAIRDEREL from the coding sequence ATTGATTATGCTGAGAGATTTTATCCCGGAAGATATGTGATTCTATCTGCCAAATACGGTTTTCTCTTTCCGGATGAACTGATTCCCGGAAATTATAACGTGACATTCAACAATCCAAAAACAAACCCGATAGGGGTTGAAGAACTGAGAAAGCAGGCAGAGCATAAAGGATTAATGAAATATGACGAGATAGTTGTTGTTGCGGGTAGCAATTACGTGAAAATAGTCAGAAAGGTGTTCGCAGTAAAGAAGATCATAACTCCGCTCAAGGGGCTTGGGGGAATGGGTCCAATGATATCTGCTATAAGGAGAGCCATAAGAGATGAAAGGGAGCTTTAA